A stretch of DNA from Vidua macroura isolate BioBank_ID:100142 chromosome 12, ASM2450914v1, whole genome shotgun sequence:
TCCTTAGCAGAGTTTGTGGAATGGAATCAGGTCAGTGCCTCATTTAGTACAAACTAACAGAGCAATCCCCTGTGAGCACTATCACAGCACGTTTTCcacctcagctgcagcacagctctggcagcagagctggggctgcctgcaCTTACAGGAAATACAGACGTCCCGGAGCAGCGCTTCCAAAAAGCCGGCGTAATGTAACGACTTCTCGTACTGTGTGATCTTCTCCTTGAGCAGCTTCCCAAATTCCGTGAAGTCATCTTTTGAAGAGGGATTCATGGCATCTATTCCACAAGTGCTATTTacacctgcagggacaggcagggtgTTAGAGAGAACGTGAGCTGTGAGCCCTAAAAGGGGACCCGGCTCCCTGAGCTCCGCTGCCCCCACAGCCAGGGCCCATCCCTGGCctcacaggaaggaaggaagtttgcTGCAAAACTCAGGAatttcatagaatcccagaatggtctgggttggaagggttaAAGCCCGTCCAGTGCcaccctggcagggcagggacaccttccactatcccaggttgctccaagtccatccaacctgaccttgggcacttgcagggatgcagaggcagtcacagctgctctgggcaccctgtgccagggcctccccactcTCACaagaacaattccttcccaatatcccatccatccctgccctctggcagtgggaagccattccctcttgttctgtcactccaCGCCCTTGTCCAAAGTGTCTGTCCAACAAGTTTTGAAGCTGAGTCAAGCTCAGTAATCTGACCCAGCTATTCCtgttctctgggcaacctgcacCAGGAAGCCCCTTTTTCCTCAAATAAACAATTCCTGCCTCGACCTCCTGAGTGCAGAACTCAGCTGGTTCTTTGCAGCTGTGCACACCCCCCAAGCTCTGTGACAACCTCCCCTGAGCAATGAGCTGAATCATCCACTATAATTAAAGAAACTCTTCCATGTTTGAGGAATGCTGCTGTGCATCAGCATCTTTGCTCCTTCTTTGTTCTCAGTGCCACAACTCAGTGTGCTGACAGCCAAACCCTGCTCATGCTTTGCAGGGTCCCAggggtttatttatttcctgctgctttAACTCACCGAAGGTTTCCTTTGCCAGCTCCAGGTCTGACTCCTCTTGTAACTTCTTTAGCCGTAGTTTGTCTGCCAACTGTTCTTCTGGTGTGAGCTCCTTCTGTTCCTCGGGTGCCTCTAACTGCAGGGGGAACACACAGGGAGAAGGTGGCACGTTAAAGACATCACCCTGCTTCACCCACTGCTGCCTCCACTCAGGCACGTGGAAAACCTGGAACCCATTCCCTGCAGTCTCAATAGATTGTTCATTTCCCAAGCAATGGGAAGAAACACCAACCTCCCACTCCTGCCTGTTCCATCACGTGCTGCACACAAAGGAACTGGGATAACACTGATCCAGCCACTGGTTACACTACACAGGAATTAAAGCTCCCTGCCCCACACGGGATCATGTACAACACCTAAGTTTGGTTTATCAGATGAATCAAGACCTTTTCAGATCTTGCTCAACCtccaaaaaaccaaatcaaacccaCCCTCTGAATTTTACGTGACCCAGAAGAAATCAGGAGTTACCCTTTTTTTAAGCtcctcttgctttttcttctgtagcttttctttttctttgattttttctgctattttctttttttctgaaactttcGGTTCTGTAAAGGGTGGAACAACAAACACAGCTCTCAGAAGTCTTGAtgatgttttttcccccacacaaGCACTGGAAGCCACCGAGCTCAGCTCCTGGGACTGAGCACAGAGTTAGAGACACTCCTGTTAAACCCAGCCCCGCTCAGGTTTGATCCTCACACAGCCCAGACACAAGCAGTGCCTGTTCCCATGCTGATACAGAGCCAGGGGTTATCTCAAAGCCTCACCTTGTTTTACCTCTGTCTccttcacctcctcctcttcctcctcatcatccCAGTTATCCTGAAAAACAGCGAAGATTCTTTTACAGATAGCTGTAACCTCTTCCAAAGCCCACAGACCCACAGAGCTGGTATCCCAGCGAGGGAGCCATGGGAGCTGTACCTCAGGGGTTTTTGGAGCTGTCCATGCTGGCTGGGGCCAGTTCTTACCATGGAAAAGGCAGGTTTTAGTCAAACAGCCAGCTTGTGTCAGTAACCACAACAGCCAGATCACAAACAGTCAAACACCACTGACACAAACAGGACTTTATTCTCATTTCTGGTGTTTTGAGACGCTGAACATCACTGAGGGATGGGTGCACACAGCCCACTGGaaacccccagcccagctgaaaCCACGTCAGGCCAGCACAGGCTCTTCTGTCCCACAGCACCAGGGCCCCTCTCCTGGCTGGGAAAAGCTTCCCCCGTGGCTGCAGGGATTTTCTGGGAGGCTACAGCAGAGGCAGTG
This window harbors:
- the EIF3J gene encoding eukaryotic translation initiation factor 3 subunit J codes for the protein MAAEAADSWDADSFEVVEPVAKRLVPGVAGDRWAGEDEEDDVKDNWDDEEEEEEVKETEVKQEPKVSEKKKIAEKIKEKEKLQKKKQEELKKRLEAPEEQKELTPEEQLADKLRLKKLQEESDLELAKETFGVNSTCGIDAMNPSSKDDFTEFGKLLKEKITQYEKSLHYAGFLEALLRDVCISLEVDDLKKITNTLTVLCSEKQKQEKNKAKKKKKGVVPGGGLKATMKDDLADYGGYDGEYVQDFEDFM